In a single window of the Mugil cephalus isolate CIBA_MC_2020 chromosome 6, CIBA_Mcephalus_1.1, whole genome shotgun sequence genome:
- the LOC125009965 gene encoding uncharacterized protein LOC125009965, which produces MATKTTNAMDQTTSPREEDPPPTTVDTIRPIVDSFFKWIEPKQWALLLSGNPDDETRYMLAELLTNMMALIVQSTLAEVARTGVKPWEYLSSSLGDALPRAFAQALDVPDEVCRESSHPLTSIIVKEAAAAACVSSMYFVRMYPANPYRKYTTALLTVDEMVDRTIKMLQECTEKKRVMSKHQPLQLKCSPDISTPRHTQEDREDLESIKSDVAERVEEKPAPDRNVSLASRIKTFFKKTVSKMSPLAPTQMPDDTEVTSGEDTASVSAFTFEDNPEEDTRPKEEVFVSSVTKDLISQVFKKSELISATDSLDDIYQSLFNKIRDEVDIKDLNINLNKLKKVDKAILKDLRKTLHCSKEIVGVLMSLKDPYIENLIVSSFKKQLKKHSEEPGTITEFFTALGRTLTYPTYGPTILVF; this is translated from the exons ATGGCAACAAAGACAACCAACGCCATGGACCAAACAACCAGTCCACGGGAAGAGGACCCTCCTCCTACTACAGTGGACACAATCCGCCCCATTGTGGATTCTTTCTTCAAATGGATTGAACCCAAGCAGTGGGCTCTTTTGCTCTCAGGAAACCCTGATGACGAAACCAG gtACATGCTGGCGGAGCTGCTAACCAACATGATGGCGCTCATTGTACAATCAACGCTGGCGGAAGTCGCAAGGACAGGAGTTAAACCTTGGGAGTACCTGTCGTCTAGTTTGGGGGACGCATTACCTCGAGCTTTCGCTCAAGCTCTGGACGTTCCAGATGAGGTCTGCCGTGAGAGCTCGCACCCTTTGACGAGCATCATCgtcaaagaagcagcagcagcagcgtgtgtCAGCTCCATGTACTTCGTTCGCATGTACCCAGCGAATCCATATAGAAAGTACACCACTGCTCTACTAACAGTGGATGAAATGGTTGATCGCACCATCAAAATGCTGCAAGAgtgcacagaaaagaaaagagtgatgTCCAAACATCAACCGCTGCAGCTGAAATGCAGCCCAGACATTTCCACACCCAGACACACCCAAGAAGACCGAGAAGATCTGGAGTCTATAAAAAGTGATGTCGCAGAACGTGTGGAAGAGAAACCTGCTCCAGACCGCAACGTGTCTCTAGCAAGCAGGATAAAGACATTCTTCAAAAAGACAGTTTCTAAAATGTCACCTCTGGCACCAACACAGATGCCTGACGATACAGAGGTCACATCTGGTGAAGACACAGCTTCGGTGTCTGCCTTTACATTTGAGGACAACCCAGAAGAGGACACAAGACCAAAGGAAGAAGTATTTGTGAGCAGTGTCACAAAGGACCTGATTTCACAGGTCTTTAAAAAGTCAGAGTTGATCAGCGCTACAGATTCCCTAGATGACATCTACCAGTCGCTGTTCAACAAAATCAGGGATGAGGTCGACATCAAAGATTTAAATATCAACTTAAACAAGTTGAAGAAAGTGGACAAGGCCATTCTCAAGGACCTACGTAAAACACTGCACTGCTCCAAGGAAATTGTGGGGGTGCTTATGTCCTTAAAGGATCCATATATTGAAAACTTGATTGTGTCTTCTTTTAAGAAGCAGTTGAAGAAACACTCCGAGGAACCTGGCACCATCACAGAGTTTTTCACAGCGTTAGGAAGAACTTTAACCTACCCTACATACGGCCCCACAATACTGgtgttttaa